TCGAGGCCACGCTCTGCCCCAGCCACCGGCCGTCCAACGAGGCACGCGACGGCCTAGGAAGGCCATCCTCCACGGTCGTCCTGCGAAGCTTACAACGCTTGCACATACGGCAGCACCGATTTCTCGCCCTCGTTGCCCAACGTAACGGTCGCGGAGATGGGATAGACAAACACGCCGTCGCGCTGGCGAATTTTGCGCGCCAAGGTGTCGGGTTCGCCCGACGGCGATACCAGCGGCCGAGACAAGAACCGGCCGGGACCCGGCAGCAGCGCAAACTGGTGCGTCACCGTCACGGTGATCGGATCCTGCCAACCGACTTCCCAGACGTAGAACCGCTCCAGGTCCGGACCGAGCAGGCTGCGCACCAGATACGGACCTAACGGCGGTTCATCGCCGCGGTGCAGGAACGTCACTTCCACCGACGTGGCCGCCGCGGCATACGCCAGCTTGTTGCGCAGCCGAACGTTGACTTGCGGGTTGACGGCCGCTCGCGGCGCCAACGTTTGGTACAGCCGTTCGATCACACCACCGGCTGGCTGGTTTTGGCCGCCGATACCCACGTTACGCGACGGGCAGATCGGCAAGCAGGCCAGCACCGCCGCCGTCTGGATCTTTTGCAGCTTCGGAGTGGGCGAGTTGATGCGATAGATCGTGCCGCCTTGGCCCGGCCCGACGACCGTGAGTAGCGGCCCCACCTGGTTCTCCCGCAAGTAAGGGCCGTAGGTGTCGAAATCGAAGTCATACTGCGGATCGTAAGGCTCGAGCCGGGCCGGAACCCAAACCACCGCGCTGCGCGCCGCTGCGAAGGCCGCGTAATGCACCACGATCGTGCCGATCAACACCTGACTCAATTGCACGATGAACAGCATGACCATCACGAACATCGGCAGCACGAGCACGAAGCTCAGGCTCTGCACCGCGCCCGCTTGGTCGCCGTGCAACCGCGCCAGCCTGCCGAACCGCGGCCGCGCACCGCTCGCGCGCGCGATCGCCCAGGCCGCCGCTGT
This genomic stretch from Pirellulales bacterium harbors:
- a CDS encoding TadE/TadG family type IV pilus assembly protein, yielding MNRVVLQASCPWLLLLAIATAAAWAIARASGARPRFGRLARLHGDQAGAVQSLSFVLVLPMFVMVMLFIVQLSQVLIGTIVVHYAAFAAARSAVVWVPARLEPYDPQYDFDFDTYGPYLRENQVGPLLTVVGPGQGGTIYRINSPTPKLQKIQTAAVLACLPICPSRNVGIGGQNQPAGGVIERLYQTLAPRAAVNPQVNVRLRNKLAYAAAATSVEVTFLHRGDEPPLGPYLVRSLLGPDLERFYVWEVGWQDPITVTVTHQFALLPGPGRFLSRPLVSPSGEPDTLARKIRQRDGVFVYPISATVTLGNEGEKSVLPYVQAL